In the Piscinibacter sp. XHJ-5 genome, one interval contains:
- a CDS encoding amidohydrolase family protein, protein MTTKPTAPDADDDLEALIGQLRRGVPQPIVETHIHFYQVTRPGGVPWPPAASTTLYRDVLPAEYQQLARLHGIVAAGIVEASPLAEDNAWILDLVRRDAFFRFFVGQLEVGSPGFIAQLDRLAADPRFVGIRSFLWGPAAITLDAAQRRDLAELSRRGMTLDLISRGTTNPKPTVEALCKAFPQLRVIVDHLGGAQGPTPTPEWELSIRRWAELCPQLSVKFSSFYDVYQTGDGNAPWPAPLELAAYRPHFDVLMSAFGSDRLIWGSNWPVSSLGGGFAEQIRLAHDYLAPLGEEVRDKVMFRNALSFYRRVPPRHGAGTRGA, encoded by the coding sequence ATGACGACGAAGCCGACCGCTCCCGATGCCGATGACGACCTGGAGGCGCTGATCGGGCAGCTCCGCCGAGGCGTCCCCCAGCCCATCGTCGAGACCCACATCCACTTCTACCAGGTGACCCGTCCGGGCGGCGTGCCGTGGCCGCCGGCGGCGAGCACCACCCTGTACCGCGATGTGCTGCCGGCCGAGTACCAGCAGCTGGCGCGCCTCCACGGCATCGTGGCAGCAGGCATCGTGGAGGCGAGCCCGCTGGCCGAGGACAACGCATGGATCCTCGACCTGGTGCGCCGCGATGCGTTCTTCCGCTTCTTCGTGGGCCAGCTCGAGGTCGGCTCGCCCGGCTTCATCGCGCAGCTCGACCGCCTCGCCGCAGACCCTCGCTTCGTCGGCATCCGCAGCTTTCTCTGGGGGCCCGCGGCGATCACGCTGGACGCCGCGCAGCGGCGCGACCTGGCCGAGCTCTCGCGGCGCGGCATGACGCTGGACCTGATCAGCCGCGGCACGACCAACCCGAAACCCACGGTCGAAGCGTTGTGCAAGGCCTTCCCGCAGCTGCGCGTCATCGTCGATCACCTCGGCGGCGCGCAGGGCCCGACGCCGACGCCGGAGTGGGAGCTGTCGATCCGCCGATGGGCCGAGCTGTGTCCCCAGCTCTCGGTGAAGTTCTCGTCGTTCTACGACGTGTACCAGACCGGCGACGGCAATGCGCCGTGGCCCGCGCCGCTGGAGCTCGCCGCCTACCGGCCGCACTTCGATGTGCTGATGAGCGCATTCGGCTCCGACCGCCTCATCTGGGGCAGCAACTGGCCGGTGAGCAGCCTGGGCGGCGGCTTCGCCGAGCAGATCCGACTGGCGCACGACTACCTCGCGCCCTTGGGCGAGGAGGTGCGCGACAAGGTGATGTTCCGCAACGCGCTCAGCTTCTATCGGCGCGTGCCCCCTCGGCATGGAGCCGGCACGCGGGGGGCATGA
- a CDS encoding SMP-30/gluconolactonase/LRE family protein, with amino-acid sequence MAAEIDLETGRVGRRSLLLGAAGAAVAPAALGQGHDFKPNQRYPDPSVQVLDPSFARYRIFSSSVEQLASGFRWAEGPVWFGDGRFLLFSDIPNNRIIRWDEATGTASVFRQPSNFSNGLVRDRQGRLVACEHLTRRITRTEYDGRITVLAEGFNGKRFNSPNDVVCARDGSIWFTDPPFGIGGHWEGDKAAPELPHAVYRIDPAGKLSQVLDNLAGPNGLAFSPDEKRLYVVESRAQPNRLVWAYEVLDGGAKLGDRKVVIDANGPGALDGIKCDEDGNLWCGWGSNGSPQAVAADLDGVMVFNPQGKAIAHIRLPERCANLCFGGAKGNRLFMASSHSLYALYVETRGAVH; translated from the coding sequence ATGGCAGCCGAGATCGATCTGGAGACCGGCCGGGTCGGCCGCCGCAGCCTCCTGCTGGGTGCTGCCGGCGCTGCGGTGGCCCCCGCGGCGCTGGGTCAGGGCCACGACTTCAAGCCCAACCAGCGCTACCCCGATCCGTCGGTGCAGGTGCTCGATCCGAGCTTTGCGCGCTATCGCATCTTCAGCTCCAGCGTGGAGCAGCTGGCCAGCGGGTTTCGCTGGGCCGAAGGGCCGGTGTGGTTCGGCGATGGCCGCTTCCTGCTGTTCAGCGACATCCCGAACAACCGCATCATCCGATGGGACGAGGCCACCGGCACGGCCAGCGTCTTCCGCCAGCCGTCCAACTTCTCCAACGGCCTGGTGCGCGACCGTCAGGGACGCCTGGTCGCGTGCGAGCATCTCACGCGGCGCATCACGCGCACCGAATATGACGGGCGCATCACGGTGCTGGCCGAAGGTTTCAACGGCAAGCGCTTCAACTCGCCGAACGACGTCGTCTGCGCACGCGACGGCTCCATCTGGTTCACCGACCCGCCGTTCGGCATCGGGGGCCACTGGGAGGGCGACAAGGCCGCGCCGGAGCTGCCGCACGCGGTGTACCGGATCGATCCGGCGGGCAAGCTGTCGCAGGTGCTCGACAACCTCGCCGGCCCCAACGGCCTTGCCTTCTCGCCCGACGAGAAGAGGCTCTACGTCGTCGAAAGCCGCGCCCAGCCGAATCGGCTGGTGTGGGCCTACGAGGTGCTCGACGGCGGCGCGAAGCTCGGCGATCGAAAGGTCGTCATCGACGCGAACGGGCCCGGCGCGCTCGACGGCATTAAGTGCGACGAAGACGGCAATCTCTGGTGCGGCTGGGGCAGCAACGGCTCGCCGCAGGCGGTGGCCGCGGACCTCGACGGCGTGATGGTGTTCAACCCGCAGGGCAAGGCGATCGCGCACATCCGGCTGCCCGAGCGCTGCGCCAACCTGTGCTTCGGCGGCGCCAAGGGCAATCGCCTGTTCATGGCGAGCAGCCATTCGCTGTACGCGCTGTACGTCGAGACCCGCGGCGCCGTCCATTGA
- a CDS encoding isocitrate lyase/phosphoenolpyruvate mutase family protein, with protein sequence MPASQHDKALRFRQLHEGPAAFVIPNPWDPGSARALAKLGFEALATSSGASAAALGRRDGELSRDEVLAHARAIAAATDLPVAADLENGFGDAPADAALTIRLAGEAGCVGGSIEDFSGDRDRPLYDLGQAAERIAAAVEAARALPFAFTLTARAENYLRGRPDLDDTIRRLQAYEKAGADVLFAPCLPSLDAVRTVCAAVRKPVNFMIGVPGCSFSVAELQAAGVRRVSLATSLYRVAMAAMTAAAKEVKEQGTFGYVDRL encoded by the coding sequence ATGCCCGCGAGCCAGCACGACAAAGCGCTTCGTTTTCGACAACTGCACGAAGGTCCGGCGGCCTTCGTCATTCCGAATCCTTGGGATCCCGGCTCGGCGCGTGCGCTGGCCAAGCTGGGCTTCGAAGCGCTCGCCACCTCCAGCGGCGCGTCCGCGGCGGCGCTCGGCCGGCGCGACGGCGAGCTGTCGCGCGATGAGGTACTGGCGCATGCGCGCGCCATCGCGGCGGCCACCGACTTGCCGGTGGCGGCGGATCTCGAGAACGGCTTCGGCGATGCACCGGCCGACGCGGCGCTCACCATACGGCTGGCCGGCGAGGCGGGCTGCGTCGGCGGCTCCATCGAGGACTTCAGCGGCGATCGCGACCGGCCGCTCTACGATCTCGGCCAGGCTGCCGAGCGTATCGCGGCGGCCGTCGAAGCGGCCCGCGCGCTGCCGTTTGCGTTCACGCTCACCGCGCGCGCCGAGAACTACCTGCGCGGGCGCCCCGACCTCGACGACACCATTCGCCGCCTGCAGGCTTACGAGAAGGCCGGCGCCGACGTGCTGTTCGCGCCGTGCCTGCCCAGCCTGGACGCGGTGCGCACCGTCTGCGCGGCGGTGCGCAAGCCCGTCAACTTCATGATCGGCGTGCCCGGATGCTCGTTCAGCGTGGCCGAGCTGCAAGCCGCCGGCGTGCGCCGCGTCAGCCTCGCGACGTCGCTGTATCGCGTGGCGATGGCGGCGATGACCGCAGCGGCGAAGGAAGTGAAGGAGCAGGGCACGTTCGGCTACGTCGATCGGCTGTGA
- a CDS encoding ABC transporter substrate-binding protein has translation MKRRSLLWGGSAVAVAGVCGTWSSLAASASVVRFGQSASLTGGQAGYGRDVRDGIAAAFAAASKTSGTRFELVTLDDGGVRSRTAQNVATLIDLGVTGLIGLTSGAGAEACIPAVEKAQIALLGTASGNMGIRADGVSSAFHVRAGYDLEYQRMVAYARDFGMRRIGVVYLEDTSKANLDAMNLSLHSMSITPKVSVGIDRNMSSFDAVSAKLLEAKLDFVLFTANAAPVSAIIDQMTAARYPGLFYASSFAGQDLVDALVAKKQSCVMSMVVPRPNATTFSVVNRCQQDLAALGGARMGMTTLEGYIAGRIAVEAALNVLKNGSMTRPKLRESLAALRADVGGYKVEFGGGTQGSKYVDLVAIDRYGRMVG, from the coding sequence ATGAAACGAAGAAGCCTGTTGTGGGGTGGCTCGGCCGTGGCCGTCGCGGGGGTGTGCGGCACCTGGTCGAGCTTGGCCGCCAGTGCCAGCGTGGTCCGCTTCGGCCAGTCGGCCTCGCTGACCGGGGGGCAGGCCGGCTACGGCCGCGACGTGCGCGACGGCATTGCAGCGGCCTTCGCCGCCGCCTCCAAAACCAGCGGCACGCGATTCGAGCTGGTGACGCTGGACGACGGCGGCGTGCGCAGCCGCACCGCGCAGAACGTGGCCACGCTGATCGACCTGGGCGTCACCGGCCTCATCGGCCTGACCAGCGGCGCCGGCGCCGAAGCCTGCATCCCGGCGGTCGAGAAGGCACAGATCGCGTTGCTCGGGACCGCCAGCGGCAACATGGGCATCCGCGCCGACGGCGTCAGCTCGGCCTTCCACGTGCGCGCCGGCTACGACCTCGAGTACCAGCGCATGGTCGCCTACGCGCGCGACTTCGGCATGCGCCGCATCGGCGTGGTCTACCTGGAGGACACCTCCAAGGCCAACCTGGATGCGATGAACCTGTCGCTGCATTCGATGTCGATCACGCCGAAGGTGTCTGTCGGCATCGACCGCAACATGAGCTCGTTCGACGCGGTCTCGGCCAAGCTGCTCGAAGCCAAGCTCGACTTCGTGCTGTTCACCGCCAATGCCGCCCCGGTCTCGGCCATCATCGACCAGATGACGGCGGCGCGTTATCCCGGCTTGTTCTACGCCTCGTCGTTCGCCGGCCAGGACCTGGTCGACGCGCTGGTCGCGAAGAAGCAGAGCTGCGTGATGAGCATGGTGGTGCCACGCCCCAACGCGACCACCTTCAGCGTGGTCAATCGCTGCCAGCAGGACCTGGCCGCTCTGGGCGGCGCGCGCATGGGCATGACGACGCTCGAGGGCTACATCGCCGGCCGCATTGCCGTCGAGGCAGCGCTGAACGTGTTGAAGAACGGCAGCATGACCCGTCCGAAACTGCGCGAGTCGCTCGCTGCGCTGCGTGCGGACGTGGGCGGGTACAAGGTCGAGTTCGGCGGCGGCACCCAGGGATCGAAGTACGTCGACCTGGTCGCGATCGACCGCTACGGGCGCATGGTGGGCTGA
- a CDS encoding RNA polymerase sigma factor, with protein MMPFVPWKPAVRTDDASLARRVAAGDRDALALAYARESAGVYRYALALCGNAAWAADATQDAFIALASRAATFDAARGSLGAWLAGVARHTLLAQWRASQGRTGTDDSVDDVAAGEAEASIDTLLVHRQELEALWAAIRSLPWPFREALVLVDLQERRYDEAAAIAGVEVNTLRSRLHRARARLAAQLNAAAGEAA; from the coding sequence ATGATGCCCTTCGTCCCCTGGAAACCCGCGGTCCGCACCGACGATGCCTCGCTGGCACGGCGCGTGGCCGCCGGCGACCGGGACGCCCTGGCGCTGGCGTACGCACGCGAGTCGGCGGGGGTCTACCGCTACGCACTGGCGCTGTGCGGCAACGCCGCCTGGGCCGCCGATGCGACACAGGACGCCTTCATCGCGCTGGCGTCGCGCGCAGCCACCTTCGACGCCGCACGCGGCTCGCTGGGCGCGTGGCTCGCCGGCGTCGCGCGCCACACGCTGCTGGCGCAGTGGCGCGCATCCCAAGGCCGAACGGGCACCGACGACAGCGTCGATGACGTCGCTGCGGGCGAGGCGGAGGCGTCCATCGACACCCTCCTCGTCCATCGCCAGGAACTCGAGGCGCTGTGGGCCGCGATCCGCTCGCTGCCGTGGCCGTTTCGCGAAGCGCTGGTGCTGGTCGATCTGCAGGAGCGGCGCTACGACGAAGCCGCGGCGATCGCCGGTGTCGAGGTCAACACGCTGCGCAGCCGGCTGCACCGGGCCCGCGCGCGGCTCGCGGCGCAGCTCAACGCCGCCGCCGGAGAAGCCGCATGA
- a CDS encoding DUF885 domain-containing protein translates to MSSSLSVRRRPLLLGFLGALAAPWGRVIAAEPAPGSALRALVERHVDMLLEAEPFYASMLGVATPQQASSLPMGIAPAQRRRMLAWNRRTLAALQRIDIRRLDEADAVTHDVRRHHLEDAIAGARFPDHLLPIHHLPGHPLYMLAQPTSLSAFAGAVDHERHLTRLAQVPAWCRQAIANLREGVRRGIVLPTVIIERVVPMLRALAQPDPTRNAYAQATQLIPAAVPEATRRRLVRAYHELVARQVAPAVARLAQVLDDEVRPHGRKSSGLGDLPDGKAWYAHLVRSNTTTALGVAEIHALGLAEVERLRGEMAKVQAQYGFSGSLEDFLAWHGKRPEARPFKSEREVLDAFAELDRRIAPQLPRLFGRLPKAPLEIRPEPELTRDTASDHYEPPAIDGSRPGVFYAVITDPREYATTRMAALFLHEARPGHHYQASLAQELPLNRMQRFWFYDAFGEGWALYAETLGHSLGLYGEPDAHLGHLGLAMLRAVRLVVDTGLHEQGWTRERAIQYLVANTGFSQRDARAQIERYMVAPGQALSYAIGRMKIESLRDKASAALGERFSLAAFHDEVLGSGSVPLSVLEAKIDRWIGRVKT, encoded by the coding sequence ATGTCGTCATCGCTGAGCGTCCGTCGTCGCCCCTTGCTGCTCGGCTTTCTCGGCGCACTCGCCGCGCCGTGGGGCCGCGTCATCGCCGCCGAGCCCGCCCCGGGCAGCGCGCTGCGTGCGCTCGTCGAGCGCCATGTCGACATGCTGCTCGAGGCCGAGCCCTTCTACGCCAGCATGCTGGGCGTGGCCACGCCGCAGCAGGCATCGAGCCTGCCGATGGGCATTGCCCCGGCGCAGCGGCGCCGCATGCTCGCGTGGAACCGGCGCACGCTGGCAGCGCTGCAGCGCATCGACATCCGGCGCCTCGATGAAGCCGACGCGGTCACCCATGACGTGCGGCGTCACCACCTCGAGGACGCGATCGCCGGCGCGCGCTTCCCGGATCACCTGCTGCCGATCCATCACCTGCCGGGCCATCCCCTGTACATGCTGGCCCAACCGACCAGCCTGTCCGCCTTCGCCGGCGCGGTCGACCATGAGCGGCACCTGACGCGCCTGGCCCAGGTGCCCGCGTGGTGCAGGCAGGCCATCGCCAACCTGCGTGAGGGCGTGCGGCGCGGCATCGTGCTGCCGACGGTGATCATCGAGCGCGTCGTGCCGATGCTGCGGGCGCTGGCGCAGCCCGACCCGACACGCAATGCCTATGCGCAGGCGACGCAGCTGATCCCCGCCGCCGTCCCCGAGGCGACGCGCCGGCGCCTGGTGCGGGCGTACCACGAGCTCGTCGCCCGCCAGGTCGCCCCGGCGGTCGCGCGGCTGGCGCAGGTGCTCGACGACGAGGTCCGCCCGCATGGCCGCAAGTCGTCGGGGCTGGGCGATCTGCCGGACGGCAAGGCCTGGTACGCGCACCTCGTGCGCAGCAACACCACCACCGCCCTCGGCGTGGCGGAGATCCACGCGCTCGGGCTGGCCGAGGTGGAGCGCCTGCGCGGCGAGATGGCCAAGGTGCAGGCGCAGTACGGCTTCAGCGGCTCACTGGAGGACTTCCTCGCCTGGCACGGCAAGCGGCCGGAAGCGCGGCCGTTCAAGAGCGAGCGCGAAGTGCTCGATGCCTTCGCCGAGCTCGATCGCCGCATCGCTCCGCAGCTGCCGCGGCTGTTCGGGCGCCTGCCCAAGGCGCCGCTGGAGATCCGGCCCGAGCCCGAACTGACGCGCGACACCGCCAGCGACCACTACGAGCCACCGGCCATCGACGGCTCGCGGCCGGGCGTGTTCTACGCCGTCATCACCGATCCCCGGGAGTACGCGACGACGCGGATGGCGGCGCTGTTCCTGCACGAGGCCCGGCCCGGGCACCACTACCAGGCCTCGCTCGCGCAGGAGCTGCCGCTCAACCGCATGCAACGCTTCTGGTTCTACGACGCCTTCGGCGAAGGCTGGGCGCTGTATGCCGAGACGCTGGGGCACTCGCTGGGCCTGTACGGCGAGCCGGATGCCCACCTCGGTCATCTGGGCCTGGCCATGCTGCGCGCCGTGCGGCTGGTGGTGGACACCGGCCTGCACGAGCAGGGGTGGACGCGTGAACGCGCGATCCAGTACCTGGTCGCCAACACCGGCTTCTCGCAGCGCGATGCCCGCGCGCAGATCGAGCGCTACATGGTCGCGCCCGGCCAGGCGCTGTCGTACGCGATCGGCCGCATGAAGATCGAGTCGCTGCGCGACAAGGCAAGCGCCGCGCTGGGCGAGCGCTTTTCGCTGGCCGCCTTCCACGATGAAGTGCTGGGCAGCGGGTCGGTGCCGCTCTCGGTGCTCGAGGCGAAGATCGACCGGTGGATCGGGCGCGTGAAGACCTAG
- a CDS encoding YafY family protein: MRRADRLFELVQIIRGRRLSTADYLAERMEVSARTVYRDIADLQAQGVPIEGEAGVGYRMRPDFDLPPLMFTKDEAQALVASVRIAQPRLDAALARHAGGALSKILAVLPVAARAAAESLAVYAPPIGLDEATRAHLEGLRIAAESRRKVRLRYLDLKDRPSERLVRPLGCFYWSDVWTLAAWCEAREGFRNFRIDRIQEMHVLEERFRDEAGKTLADLLRSVDAELPS; the protein is encoded by the coding sequence ATGCGCCGCGCCGACCGTCTCTTCGAGCTCGTCCAGATCATCCGCGGCCGGCGGCTGTCGACCGCGGACTATCTCGCCGAGCGCATGGAGGTGTCGGCCCGCACCGTCTACCGCGACATCGCCGACCTGCAAGCGCAGGGCGTGCCGATCGAAGGCGAAGCCGGCGTGGGTTACCGCATGCGGCCCGATTTCGACCTGCCACCGCTCATGTTCACCAAAGACGAAGCCCAGGCGCTGGTCGCCTCGGTGCGGATCGCCCAGCCACGGCTCGACGCGGCGCTCGCCCGGCATGCGGGCGGCGCGCTGTCGAAGATCCTTGCCGTGCTGCCGGTGGCCGCGCGCGCTGCCGCCGAGAGCCTGGCGGTGTATGCGCCGCCCATCGGCCTCGACGAGGCGACACGCGCACACCTGGAGGGGCTGCGCATCGCAGCGGAATCGCGCCGCAAGGTGCGGCTGCGCTATCTCGACCTGAAGGACCGCCCCAGCGAGCGCCTGGTGCGACCCCTCGGCTGCTTCTACTGGAGCGACGTGTGGACGTTGGCCGCGTGGTGCGAGGCGCGGGAAGGGTTTCGCAACTTCCGCATCGACCGCATTCAGGAGATGCACGTGCTCGAGGAGCGCTTCCGCGACGAGGCCGGCAAGACGCTGGCCGACCTGCTGCGCAGCGTCGACGCCGAGCTGCCGTCTTGA
- a CDS encoding recombination-associated protein RdgC, whose amino-acid sequence MFKNALVYRIHSWDTPVFTELEERLATARFAACGATQMESAGWLQPRGDKHSPLIESVGGHWILLLGTETKAVPAAVVRSELEARLDQLEAETGRRPKGKRAKEIKEEIVHKLLPRAFPKRAQMPVWIDVRSRLVVIGAASARKADAIVTRLVELLGGGIVLRPLQTELSPSAAMSHWLTTQEAPPGFTIDRDCELKQPDSEKATVRYARHTLEIAEVAEHIVQGKLPTQLAMTWSGRVSFVLGETMALKKLKFLDVALEGAGSAAGTRDDGFDADVAIATGELAPMIAGLVDALGGELRETLAGPVAARPAANDEAIAA is encoded by the coding sequence ATGTTCAAGAACGCTCTCGTCTACCGCATCCACTCCTGGGACACCCCCGTCTTCACCGAGCTCGAGGAGCGCCTGGCGACCGCGCGCTTTGCCGCCTGCGGCGCCACGCAGATGGAATCGGCCGGTTGGCTGCAGCCGCGCGGCGACAAGCACTCGCCGCTGATCGAGAGCGTCGGCGGCCACTGGATCCTGCTGCTGGGCACCGAGACCAAGGCGGTGCCGGCGGCGGTGGTGCGCAGCGAGCTCGAGGCGCGCCTGGACCAGCTGGAGGCCGAGACCGGCCGCCGTCCCAAGGGCAAGCGCGCCAAGGAGATCAAGGAAGAGATCGTGCACAAGCTGCTGCCGCGCGCCTTCCCGAAGCGGGCGCAGATGCCGGTGTGGATCGACGTGCGCTCGCGCCTCGTGGTCATCGGCGCTGCCAGCGCCAGGAAGGCCGATGCGATCGTCACCCGGCTGGTGGAGCTGCTCGGCGGCGGCATCGTGCTGCGGCCGCTGCAGACGGAGCTTTCGCCCTCGGCGGCCATGTCGCATTGGCTGACCACGCAGGAAGCGCCGCCGGGCTTCACCATCGACCGCGACTGCGAGCTGAAGCAGCCCGACAGCGAGAAGGCGACGGTGCGCTATGCGCGTCACACCTTGGAGATCGCCGAGGTGGCCGAGCACATCGTGCAGGGCAAGCTGCCCACGCAGCTGGCGATGACGTGGAGCGGCCGCGTGTCCTTCGTGCTCGGCGAGACGATGGCGCTGAAGAAACTCAAGTTTCTGGATGTGGCGCTCGAAGGCGCGGGCTCGGCGGCCGGCACGCGGGACGACGGCTTCGACGCGGATGTCGCCATCGCCACCGGCGAACTGGCGCCGATGATCGCCGGGTTGGTCGACGCGCTGGGGGGCGAGCTGCGCGAGACCCTCGCTGGCCCGGTCGCTGCACGGCCGGCGGCGAACGACGAGGCCATCGCCGCCTGA
- a CDS encoding serine/threonine-protein kinase produces MDAADPLDGADESVARAAAQRESLPPGTRLTDFEILRTLGSGGFGTVYLARDHVLDRDVAIKEYLPTQLAYRGEGLRVEVRSANVAATYAAGLRSFVNEARILARFNHPAVVKVHRFWEANGTAYMVMPWVRGPTLREMRRSMKSPPTEAWLRGVLDPLLDALAMLHAQGIYHRDIAPDNVLLPSEQEPVLLDFGAARRVIGDRTQGFTAVLKPSFAPIEQYAEANHLRQGPWTDLYALGAVIVYLLTAVPPPPSTVRSVQDEMPLLTANPPPGVSATFLAAIQWALAVRPQDRPQSVQEFCSALDGRVSPPPVLRPMQPLRIDPPLVVTPPELPNEQAAPPVVTPEPLAAAVAFAPPVSAAMWDPTIRLVSDAPMASTIPVPPPLLDAPVPPAAPRWRSRAAIAAIATLCVTAAMGLLHRGPPDPELATWRALGRQVAAPSAPLHPSESLGPGESLEPTGRTARTESAPPPILKTVIATAAAVQAAQADAAVPARAMPITVLEDPQPARRAAARPAAKKKTPAASVKMQKPTLGPREACGDRNFISMAFCINSKCRESQFEQHPQCIALQRQYQERRQRYDHP; encoded by the coding sequence ATGGATGCTGCTGATCCCCTCGATGGCGCCGACGAATCCGTCGCCCGCGCCGCCGCCCAACGGGAGTCGCTGCCGCCCGGCACACGGCTGACCGATTTCGAGATCCTGCGCACGCTGGGCAGCGGCGGCTTCGGCACCGTCTACCTGGCGCGCGATCATGTCCTGGACCGCGACGTCGCGATCAAGGAATACCTGCCCACGCAGCTGGCCTACCGCGGCGAGGGCCTGCGCGTGGAAGTGCGCTCCGCGAACGTCGCGGCGACCTATGCAGCCGGGCTGCGCTCCTTCGTCAACGAGGCGCGCATCCTGGCGCGCTTCAACCACCCGGCGGTGGTGAAGGTGCATCGCTTCTGGGAGGCGAACGGCACCGCCTACATGGTGATGCCGTGGGTGCGCGGCCCGACGCTGCGCGAGATGCGGCGCTCGATGAAGAGCCCGCCCACCGAGGCGTGGCTGCGCGGCGTGCTGGATCCCTTGCTCGACGCGCTGGCGATGCTGCACGCCCAAGGCATCTACCACCGCGACATCGCGCCGGACAACGTGCTGCTGCCGAGCGAGCAGGAGCCGGTGCTGCTCGACTTCGGCGCGGCGCGCCGCGTCATCGGCGACCGCACGCAGGGCTTCACGGCGGTGCTCAAGCCCAGCTTCGCGCCGATCGAGCAATACGCCGAGGCCAACCACCTGCGCCAGGGCCCGTGGACGGACCTGTATGCGCTCGGCGCCGTCATCGTGTACCTGCTCACCGCGGTGCCGCCGCCGCCCTCGACGGTGCGCTCCGTGCAGGACGAGATGCCGCTGCTGACGGCCAATCCGCCGCCCGGTGTGTCGGCGACCTTTCTGGCGGCCATCCAGTGGGCGCTGGCGGTGCGACCGCAGGACCGGCCGCAGAGCGTGCAGGAGTTCTGCAGCGCGCTCGACGGACGCGTGTCGCCCCCGCCGGTGCTGCGGCCGATGCAGCCGCTGCGCATCGATCCGCCCCTGGTGGTGACGCCGCCGGAGCTGCCGAACGAGCAGGCGGCGCCGCCGGTGGTGACCCCCGAGCCGCTGGCGGCGGCGGTCGCGTTCGCGCCGCCGGTGTCCGCGGCGATGTGGGACCCGACCATCCGCCTGGTGTCGGACGCGCCCATGGCGTCGACCATCCCGGTGCCCCCGCCGCTGCTCGACGCACCGGTGCCGCCGGCCGCGCCGCGCTGGAGGTCGCGGGCCGCCATCGCCGCCATCGCGACGCTCTGCGTCACCGCGGCGATGGGCCTGCTTCATCGCGGCCCGCCGGATCCCGAGCTGGCGACATGGCGCGCGCTCGGCCGGCAGGTGGCGGCGCCCTCTGCGCCGCTGCATCCGTCGGAATCGCTGGGGCCCGGCGAGAGCCTGGAGCCCACCGGACGCACCGCAAGGACCGAGAGCGCGCCGCCGCCGATCCTGAAGACGGTGATCGCCACGGCGGCAGCCGTGCAGGCCGCCCAGGCCGACGCCGCAGTCCCGGCCCGCGCCATGCCGATCACGGTGCTGGAAGACCCGCAGCCCGCGCGCCGCGCGGCGGCGCGGCCCGCGGCGAAGAAGAAGACGCCCGCCGCCAGCGTCAAGATGCAGAAGCCGACGCTGGGCCCGCGCGAGGCATGCGGCGACCGCAACTTCATCAGCATGGCGTTCTGCATCAACAGCAAGTGCCGGGAGTCGCAGTTCGAGCAGCACCCGCAGTGCATCGCACTGCAGCGGCAATACCAGGAACGGCGACAGCGTTACGACCATCCGTGA
- a CDS encoding VOC family protein gives MTQTAPRHAINWFEIPVRNLGRAQQFYETVLAAPLRREDMGGSTMAVFGYDDGGGVGGCLVEGAPAAQGTLVYLNAAPSLDAALARVQAAGGRIATPRTELPGDMGAFAHIVDTEGNRIGLHA, from the coding sequence ATGACCCAGACCGCTCCCCGCCACGCGATCAACTGGTTCGAGATCCCGGTGCGCAATCTCGGCCGCGCCCAGCAGTTCTACGAGACCGTGCTCGCCGCGCCGCTGCGCCGCGAGGACATGGGCGGCAGCACGATGGCCGTCTTCGGCTACGACGACGGCGGCGGCGTGGGCGGCTGCCTGGTGGAAGGGGCACCGGCGGCGCAAGGCACGCTGGTCTACCTCAACGCGGCGCCCTCGCTCGACGCGGCGCTGGCGCGCGTGCAGGCGGCCGGCGGGCGCATCGCGACGCCGCGCACCGAGCTTCCAGGCGACATGGGCGCCTTCGCTCACATCGTCGACACCGAAGGCAACCGGATCGGGCTGCATGCCTGA